The Zingiber officinale cultivar Zhangliang chromosome 9A, Zo_v1.1, whole genome shotgun sequence genome window below encodes:
- the LOC122021164 gene encoding transcription factor MYB93-like, translating to MGRSPCCEDQNGLKKGHWTGEEDRKLVEYVQKHGHGSWRSLPKLAGLNRCGKSCRLRWTNYLRPDIKRGNFSKEEEQTILNLHSLLGNKWSAIASHLPGRTDNEIKNYWNTHLKKKLLQLGALLEWSQQLQLLAFMGSGAASEPNCLVSQMTTAPVPSMPFAQNLNSFQGIQSSTWMGLSCPDENSILMSPQLTLPPLADIDFGHSTSSSSSCIDNGNYLPFSWPESLLDDPFITDHFP from the exons ATGGGGAGATCACCTTGCTGCGAAGATCAGAATGGCCTGAAGAAGGGTCATTGGACCGGTGAGGAAGACCGGAAGCTCGTCGAGTATGTACAGAAGCATGGACATGGCAGCTGGAGATCCCTTCCAAAACTTGCAG GTTTAAATAGATGTGGGAAAAGTTGCAGACTGAGATGGACAAATTACCTGAGGCCAGATATCAAAAGAGGCAACTTCTCTAAGGAGGAAGAGCAAACCATTCTCAATCTCCACTCCCTGCTCGGAAACAA ATGGTCGGCGATCGCCTCGCACCTCCCTGGTcgaaccgacaacgagatcaagAACTATTGGAACACTCACTTAAAGAAGAAGCTCCTCCAACTTGGGGCCTTGCTAGAGTGGTCGCAGCAGCTCCAGCTGTTGGCTTTCATGGGGAGCGGGGCAGCATCAGAGCCCAACTGCCTTGTCTCCCAGATGACAACAGCTCCTGTCCCTTCCATGCCTTTTGCTCAAAATCTAAACTCATTTCAAGGCATTCAATCTTCGACATGGATGGGGTTGAGCTGCCCGGACGAGAACTCGATACTAATGTCTCCTCAATTGACTCTTCCTCCACTCGCAGACATCGATTTCGGACACTCAACCAGCAGCAGCTCCAGCTGCATTGACAATGGCAACTACCTTCCTTTCTCCTGGCCTGAGAGCTTGTTGGATGATCCATTCATCACTGATCACTTCCCCTGA